Proteins from a single region of Phycisphaeraceae bacterium D3-23:
- a CDS encoding tyrosine-type recombinase/integrase produces the protein MSIPTPLKAQGPYWRTSWYDDEGVRRWKNFGSVMKVKKTDATAKYETWLQVFHTDEAVRNPNRTGLTVEALADQYQAHADTYYRRPDGKPTREATNIKHALGHATSVCGDLLATEFTPVKFREVRQAMIDRKLARRTINQRMTKIRRAFKWGVSHELVSANIWHALEAVEALKYGRTVAKETKAVKGAPVAHIEKVRPEVSAPVRAMIDLQLLTGMRPGEVRIMRGCDLDMNGASWRYLPEHHKTEHHGNERCIVLGPQAIAIVRPFLVHDLGRYLFRSTHHAATKPCYTRDSYYRAIARACTRAGVPRWSPGQLRHNFGTRMRKAYNLETAQVLLGHAKLETTQVYADRNLSQIREIMEAVG, from the coding sequence ATGAGCATCCCCACCCCACTCAAAGCGCAAGGCCCCTACTGGCGTACCTCCTGGTACGACGACGAGGGCGTACGTCGCTGGAAGAACTTCGGAAGCGTCATGAAGGTCAAGAAGACCGACGCCACCGCGAAGTATGAAACCTGGCTGCAAGTCTTCCACACCGACGAAGCGGTACGAAATCCTAACCGCACCGGCCTCACCGTTGAAGCTTTGGCCGACCAGTATCAGGCACACGCAGACACCTACTACCGTCGCCCCGATGGCAAGCCGACCCGCGAAGCCACCAACATCAAGCACGCCCTGGGACATGCCACCAGCGTGTGCGGTGATCTGCTGGCGACGGAGTTCACACCGGTGAAATTCCGGGAGGTTCGGCAAGCCATGATCGACCGGAAACTGGCACGCAGGACGATCAATCAGCGCATGACGAAGATCCGCCGGGCGTTCAAGTGGGGTGTGAGTCACGAGCTCGTATCAGCGAACATCTGGCACGCCCTGGAAGCCGTGGAAGCGTTGAAGTACGGCCGCACTGTCGCGAAGGAAACCAAGGCCGTGAAAGGCGCACCCGTAGCGCATATCGAGAAGGTCCGCCCCGAGGTGTCTGCACCCGTTCGCGCTATGATCGACCTGCAACTGCTCACCGGGATGCGCCCTGGCGAAGTTCGCATTATGCGGGGTTGTGACTTGGACATGAACGGGGCCAGCTGGCGATACCTTCCCGAGCATCACAAGACAGAACACCACGGCAACGAACGCTGCATCGTCCTGGGGCCACAAGCCATCGCCATCGTCCGCCCGTTCCTGGTGCATGACTTGGGCCGCTACCTGTTCCGATCGACTCATCACGCCGCGACCAAGCCGTGCTACACCCGCGACAGCTACTACCGAGCCATCGCCCGGGCTTGCACGCGGGCCGGTGTACCGCGTTGGTCGCCTGGCCAGCTACGCCACAACTTCGGCACACGCATGCGCAAGGCATACAACCTGGAAACGGCGCAAGTGCTGCTCGGTCACGCGAAGCTGGAAACCACCCAGGTCTACGCCGACAGGAATCTTTCTCAAATCCGGGAAATTATGGAGGCGGTAGGATGA
- a CDS encoding PEP-CTERM sorting domain-containing protein (PEP-CTERM proteins occur, often in large numbers, in the proteomes of bacteria that also encode an exosortase, a predicted intramembrane cysteine proteinase. The presence of a PEP-CTERM domain at a protein's C-terminus predicts cleavage within the sorting domain, followed by covalent anchoring to some some component of the (usually Gram-negative) cell surface. Many PEP-CTERM proteins exhibit an unusual sequence composition that includes large numbers of potential glycosylation sites. Expression of one such protein has been shown restore the ability of a bacterium to form floc, a type of biofilm.), whose protein sequence is MKAADGMVTKKCFAALIASSLLGGACYGGQPTGVTSQVIIGSGPPPGFGGNVSLDRMSAAINASGDLVFGGLLRGAGITGDNDDSLWVYQDATGPQMLARAGSPASGFDFFTTYETLGSVSIDDTGRVFFFASVQGPGIEQPNDTAYWSGTPTQLDRVLIPSDTILGTDPAVPYGHLSRIDAYGASGDLAFEHSFETNDPDDPFASGIILGQPDDLSLYIADNGQGSANNLQFRFVDTPIVNRHGQIAFHSGVPGGILGIYSTATGVPSEVVRFTQQAPGFAEGVTFEALALKELRHGGSVGFIARVEGPGIHANNDFSYWVAPPGQTPELMIREWDFLPSRDGETRLRTLETATFNDNGVVVFKGDLNIGDTRANAGVWYGTPGDYELVLQEGYTDAALGGLEVNRISGMQLNNRDLLVFEAGLREIGQADGGDTSLWAYRDGVVAAIVLPGDMVDVATPGQTPDLRVVDGVSALGNTLEDGRGHSLNDRDQLAAVLTFTDNTQALIRYDLTGFFVAGDPGDLTGDGFVGVEDLDVLLANWGSTTFAGSWRDGDADGDGVVGQGDLDVIIANWSTGTPPGGNVPEPASGLAFLALIGLVARRRHH, encoded by the coding sequence ATGAAAGCAGCGGACGGCATGGTTACGAAGAAGTGTTTTGCGGCCTTGATTGCGTCGAGCTTGCTGGGCGGGGCGTGTTATGGCGGGCAGCCCACGGGGGTGACGTCGCAGGTCATCATCGGGTCGGGCCCGCCGCCGGGGTTCGGCGGCAATGTGTCGCTGGACCGGATGTCCGCCGCCATCAATGCGTCGGGCGATCTCGTGTTCGGCGGCCTGCTCCGAGGCGCCGGCATCACGGGCGACAACGACGACTCGCTCTGGGTGTATCAAGACGCGACCGGCCCGCAGATGCTTGCGCGGGCGGGCAGCCCGGCGTCGGGCTTCGACTTCTTTACCACCTATGAGACGCTCGGGAGCGTGTCGATTGACGACACCGGGCGGGTCTTCTTTTTTGCGTCCGTCCAAGGCCCGGGTATCGAGCAGCCCAACGACACCGCCTACTGGTCGGGCACGCCGACTCAGCTCGACCGCGTCCTTATCCCCAGCGACACGATCCTTGGGACGGACCCGGCCGTGCCTTATGGCCACCTCAGCCGGATCGATGCGTACGGCGCTTCGGGTGATCTCGCCTTTGAACATTCGTTCGAGACCAACGACCCCGACGACCCGTTCGCCTCAGGCATCATCCTCGGCCAGCCCGACGACCTGTCGCTCTACATCGCCGACAACGGGCAGGGCAGCGCGAACAACCTGCAATTCCGGTTTGTCGATACACCGATCGTCAATCGCCACGGCCAGATCGCGTTCCACAGCGGAGTGCCCGGCGGCATCCTGGGCATCTACTCGACCGCGACGGGGGTGCCCAGCGAGGTCGTCCGCTTTACGCAGCAGGCCCCGGGCTTTGCCGAGGGTGTGACCTTCGAAGCGCTGGCCTTGAAGGAGCTGCGCCACGGCGGGTCGGTCGGTTTCATCGCCCGGGTCGAAGGGCCCGGCATCCATGCCAACAACGATTTTTCGTACTGGGTCGCGCCGCCCGGACAAACGCCCGAGCTGATGATCCGCGAGTGGGACTTCCTCCCATCACGCGACGGGGAGACCCGGCTGCGCACGCTGGAGACCGCGACGTTCAACGACAACGGGGTCGTTGTGTTCAAGGGCGACCTGAACATCGGCGATACGCGCGCCAATGCCGGGGTCTGGTACGGCACGCCTGGCGACTACGAGCTGGTGCTGCAGGAGGGCTACACCGACGCCGCGTTGGGCGGGCTGGAGGTCAACAGAATCAGCGGCATGCAGCTGAACAACCGCGACCTGCTCGTGTTTGAGGCCGGGCTCAGGGAGATCGGACAGGCCGACGGCGGCGACACCTCGCTCTGGGCCTATCGGGACGGGGTCGTTGCGGCGATCGTGCTGCCCGGCGACATGGTCGACGTCGCGACGCCAGGCCAGACACCCGACCTGCGTGTGGTGGACGGCGTCTCGGCCCTGGGCAACACACTGGAGGATGGCCGGGGCCACTCGCTCAACGACCGTGACCAGCTCGCGGCGGTGCTGACCTTCACCGACAACACCCAGGCGCTCATCCGCTACGACCTCACCGGCTTCTTTGTCGCGGGCGATCCGGGCGACCTGACGGGTGACGGGTTCGTCGGCGTCGAAGACCTCGACGTGTTGCTCGCCAATTGGGGCAGCACGACCTTTGCCGGCTCGTGGCGCGACGGGGACGCCGACGGCGACGGCGTCGTGGGCCAAGGCGACCTCGACGTCATCATCGCCAACTGGAGTACGGGCACCCCGCCCGGCGGGAATGTCCCCGAGCCGGCCAGCGGCCTGGCGTTCCTTGCGCTCATCGGGCTGGTCGCCCGTCGGCGTCATCACTGA